One window of Magallana gigas chromosome 2, xbMagGiga1.1, whole genome shotgun sequence genomic DNA carries:
- the LOC105334911 gene encoding uncharacterized protein — protein sequence MNLSVKLCNSWMFYIFIWICIHILNTESSCLFPTTWKDKTFKDSSSGSVTENIHFYGGFVRWPFTVYGTNIDMWNCHDSNENEIVIKGSITVTHNSQTLHAYRCLLYTDTPNSLFYYFPARDVADGSRVILSTSPSLSICDVCSSIEPELHTMSLLASCDCTPPCSDLTTTGTCSQTVDLSNVQCTLSVTTTTTSATTTTTVSSNIPTTAGPATPVVSTASPSSSNTSNTTSKNSEDVFTVEVIVILCASLLVLCLILVTSTVAIVIYNRNEQLRRQFLKVRKVRPAETA from the exons TGTAAAACTGTGTAATTCTTGGatgttttatatctttatttggATATGCATTCACATTTTAAATACGG AGAGCAGTTGTTTATTTCCCACTACTTGGAAAGATAAAACGTTCAAAGATTCTTCGAGTGGATCGGTCACAGAAAACATACATTTCTACGGTGGATTTGTTAGATGGCCATTCACAGTTTATGGAACAAATATAGATATGTGGAATTGTCATGACAGCAACGAAAATGAAATTGTTATCAAAGG GTCTATTACTGTCACCCACAATTCACAAACACTGCACGCCTACCGGTGTTTGCTATACACAGACACGCCCAATAGCCTGTTCTACTATTTCCCGGCCAGAG ATGTGGCGGACGGAAGCAGAGTCATCCTGTCAACAAGTCCATCTCTGTCTATTTGTGACGTGTGTTCCTCAATAGAACCAGAGCTACACACCATGTCTTTACTGG CGAGTTGTGATTGTACACCACCTTGCTCTGATTTAACAACTACGGGGACATGTTCTCAGACTGTGGATTTATCTAACGTTCAGTGTACACTGTcagtaacaacaacaacaacatcagcgacaacaacaacaactgtGTCATCAAACATTCCAACAACGGCGGGGCCAGCCACGCCGGTTGTATCAACTGCTTCACCGAGTAGTTCGAACACTTCTAACACGACCTCCAAGAATTCTGAGGACGTGTTCACGGTGGAGGTGATAGTGATTCTGTGTGCTAGTCTTCTTGTGTTGTGTCTAATTCTTGTTACATCGACTGTAGCCATTGTCATATATAACAGAAACGAACAGTTAAGGAGACAGTTTCTGAAAGTCCGGAAGGTTCGGCCGGCGGAGACCGCGTAG